In a genomic window of Microcebus murinus isolate Inina unplaced genomic scaffold, M.murinus_Inina_mat1.0 scaf003_hap2_Mmur4.0, whole genome shotgun sequence:
- the CCNQ gene encoding cyclin-Q isoform X2, translating into MEAVRPESSGGGAVALGAEGRLAPEARVHFRVTRFIMEAGVKLGMHSIPIATACTIYHKFFCEANLDAYDPYLVAMSSIYLAGKVEEQHLRTRDIINVSNRYFNPGSEPLELDSRFWELRDSIVQCELLMLRVLRFQVSFQHPHKYLLHYLLSLKNWLNRYSWQRIPIAVTAWALLRDSYHGGLCLHFRAQHIAVAVLFLALQVYGVEVPAEAEAEKPWWQIYTMDTELP; encoded by the exons ATGGAGGCCGTTAGGCCGGAGAGCAGCGGAGGAGGGGCTGTGGCGCTGGGGGCCGAGGGGCGGCTGGCGCCTGAGGCGAGGGTGCACTTCCGCGTGACGAGGTTCATCATGGAGGCAG GTGTCAAGCTGGGAATGCATTCCATTCCCATTGCCACTGCCTGCACCATTTACCATAAGTTCTTCTGTGAGGCCAACCTGGACGCCTATGACCCTTACCTGGTCGCCATGTCTTCCATTTACTTGGCTGGCAAAGTGGAGGAGCAGCACCTGCGTACCCGTGACATCATCAATGTGTCCAACAG GTACTTTAACCCGGGCAGCGAGCCCTTGGAACTGGACTCCCGCTTCTGGGAGCTCCGAGATAGCATTGTGCAGTGTGAGCTTCTCATGCTGAGAGTTCTGCGCTTCCAGGTCTCCTTCCAGCATCCCCACAAG TACCTGCTCCACTACCTACTTTCCCTCAAGAACTGGCTGAACCGTTACAGCTGGCAGCGGATCCCCATTGCCGTCACTGCCTGGGCCCTGCTGCGGGACAGTTACCACGGGGGCCTGTGCCTCCACTTCCGGGCTCAGCACATAGCTGTGGCAGTGCTCTTCCTGGCCCTGCAGGTCTATGGAGTCGAGGTGCCCGCTGAGGCCGAGGCCGAGAAGCCATGGTGGCAG ATTTATACCATGGACACAGAGCTCCCCTAA
- the CCNQ gene encoding cyclin-Q isoform X1, producing MEAVRPESSGGGAVALGAEGRLAPEARVHFRVTRFIMEAGVKLGMHSIPIATACTIYHKFFCEANLDAYDPYLVAMSSIYLAGKVEEQHLRTRDIINVSNRYFNPGSEPLELDSRFWELRDSIVQCELLMLRVLRFQVSFQHPHKYLLHYLLSLKNWLNRYSWQRIPIAVTAWALLRDSYHGGLCLHFRAQHIAVAVLFLALQVYGVEVPAEAEAEKPWWQVFSDDLTKPIIDNIVSDLIQIYTMDTELP from the exons ATGGAGGCCGTTAGGCCGGAGAGCAGCGGAGGAGGGGCTGTGGCGCTGGGGGCCGAGGGGCGGCTGGCGCCTGAGGCGAGGGTGCACTTCCGCGTGACGAGGTTCATCATGGAGGCAG GTGTCAAGCTGGGAATGCATTCCATTCCCATTGCCACTGCCTGCACCATTTACCATAAGTTCTTCTGTGAGGCCAACCTGGACGCCTATGACCCTTACCTGGTCGCCATGTCTTCCATTTACTTGGCTGGCAAAGTGGAGGAGCAGCACCTGCGTACCCGTGACATCATCAATGTGTCCAACAG GTACTTTAACCCGGGCAGCGAGCCCTTGGAACTGGACTCCCGCTTCTGGGAGCTCCGAGATAGCATTGTGCAGTGTGAGCTTCTCATGCTGAGAGTTCTGCGCTTCCAGGTCTCCTTCCAGCATCCCCACAAG TACCTGCTCCACTACCTACTTTCCCTCAAGAACTGGCTGAACCGTTACAGCTGGCAGCGGATCCCCATTGCCGTCACTGCCTGGGCCCTGCTGCGGGACAGTTACCACGGGGGCCTGTGCCTCCACTTCCGGGCTCAGCACATAGCTGTGGCAGTGCTCTTCCTGGCCCTGCAGGTCTATGGAGTCGAGGTGCCCGCTGAGGCCGAGGCCGAGAAGCCATGGTGGCAG gTGTTTAGTGACGACCTTACCAAGCCAATCATTGATAATATTGTGTCTGATCTCATTCAGATTTATACCATGGACACAGAGCTCCCCTAA
- the CCNQ gene encoding cyclin-Q isoform X3 produces MHSIPIATACTIYHKFFCEANLDAYDPYLVAMSSIYLAGKVEEQHLRTRDIINVSNRYFNPGSEPLELDSRFWELRDSIVQCELLMLRVLRFQVSFQHPHKYLLHYLLSLKNWLNRYSWQRIPIAVTAWALLRDSYHGGLCLHFRAQHIAVAVLFLALQVYGVEVPAEAEAEKPWWQVFSDDLTKPIIDNIVSDLIQIYTMDTELP; encoded by the exons ATGCATTCCATTCCCATTGCCACTGCCTGCACCATTTACCATAAGTTCTTCTGTGAGGCCAACCTGGACGCCTATGACCCTTACCTGGTCGCCATGTCTTCCATTTACTTGGCTGGCAAAGTGGAGGAGCAGCACCTGCGTACCCGTGACATCATCAATGTGTCCAACAG GTACTTTAACCCGGGCAGCGAGCCCTTGGAACTGGACTCCCGCTTCTGGGAGCTCCGAGATAGCATTGTGCAGTGTGAGCTTCTCATGCTGAGAGTTCTGCGCTTCCAGGTCTCCTTCCAGCATCCCCACAAG TACCTGCTCCACTACCTACTTTCCCTCAAGAACTGGCTGAACCGTTACAGCTGGCAGCGGATCCCCATTGCCGTCACTGCCTGGGCCCTGCTGCGGGACAGTTACCACGGGGGCCTGTGCCTCCACTTCCGGGCTCAGCACATAGCTGTGGCAGTGCTCTTCCTGGCCCTGCAGGTCTATGGAGTCGAGGTGCCCGCTGAGGCCGAGGCCGAGAAGCCATGGTGGCAG gTGTTTAGTGACGACCTTACCAAGCCAATCATTGATAATATTGTGTCTGATCTCATTCAGATTTATACCATGGACACAGAGCTCCCCTAA